One stretch of Candidatus Bipolaricaulota bacterium DNA includes these proteins:
- a CDS encoding polysaccharide pyruvyl transferase family protein, producing the protein MKRGMIVITGYYGHGNLGDEALRKAAVEALRKAGVEPLVIAGRARLDPCRVTTALQKSAALVLGGGGLLQNRTSARSLYYYLGLIALARALRRPVFLIGQGLGPIDGRLARSLTRRVLARVDYLGVRDRASRELAARLGIAAVLDGDLYFLNPPLPEPRPQREPRRIGVALSGRSVEEREEDWARFLAALPGDREIALIPFFPGEDLAAARRLAGMLPHARVEVPGSVAAAQGLIGGLDLLIASRLHPLEFGLRAGVPLIAVAADPKIAAFVAEVAACDGPEIPCVESPRPDDAAALLRDPPPPERFVAAYAALHARTQAGFARFLTALREKIGGDDE; encoded by the coding sequence ATGAAACGGGGAATGATCGTTATCACCGGGTACTACGGACACGGGAACCTGGGGGACGAGGCGCTGCGGAAAGCCGCCGTCGAGGCGCTGCGGAAAGCCGGGGTTGAGCCGCTTGTCATCGCCGGGCGTGCCCGGCTCGATCCGTGCCGGGTTACTACCGCACTGCAGAAAAGCGCGGCGCTTGTCCTCGGCGGTGGTGGACTGCTGCAGAACCGGACGAGCGCCCGCTCGCTCTACTACTACCTTGGGCTGATCGCGCTCGCCCGCGCGCTGCGCCGGCCGGTCTTCCTCATCGGCCAGGGGCTGGGACCGATCGACGGAAGGCTCGCGCGATCCCTCACCCGGCGCGTCCTCGCCCGCGTCGATTACCTCGGGGTGCGCGACCGAGCGAGCCGGGAGCTCGCCGCCCGGCTCGGGATCGCGGCCGTACTCGACGGTGATCTCTACTTCCTCAACCCGCCGCTGCCCGAACCGCGGCCGCAGCGTGAACCACGGCGGATCGGGGTCGCGCTCTCCGGCAGGTCGGTTGAGGAGAGGGAGGAGGACTGGGCCCGGTTCCTCGCCGCGCTCCCCGGCGATCGCGAAATCGCGCTCATCCCGTTCTTCCCCGGCGAGGACCTTGCGGCGGCGCGGCGGCTCGCCGGGATGCTCCCGCACGCCCGGGTGGAGGTTCCGGGCTCGGTTGCGGCGGCGCAGGGGCTGATCGGCGGGCTCGATCTGCTCATCGCGTCGCGCCTACATCCGCTCGAGTTCGGGCTGCGCGCCGGTGTCCCGCTGATCGCGGTCGCGGCGGATCCGAAGATCGCGGCGTTCGTCGCCGAGGTGGCGGCCTGCGACGGGCCGGAGATCCCGTGCGTGGAGTCCCCGCGTCCCGACGACGCGGCCGCGCTCCTGCGCGATCCACCGCCGCCGGAGCGGTTCGTTGCTGCGTACGCCGCGCTCCATGCGCGGACGCAGGCGGGGTTCGCGCGGTTTCTGACCGCGCTGCGCGAGAAGATCGGAGGCGATGATGAGTGA
- a CDS encoding class II fructose-bisphosphate aldolase — MPFFRGEKLREVYKRAQAGGYAYMANNIAEENVLLGLLAGYKERNSDLVVQVSPGAAKFAGGGDKLAGLRVLSYMIRTLAEDYPIGVFLNLDHFTVNEMEIIKVAIDEGLVSSIMIDASKESFEENVRISHEVVEMAKGKDVLIEAELGKIKGVEDEIASAEAFYTDPDEAAEFIERTGADLLAISVGTQHGVSKGKDVVLRTDIAKKIRDRLEEKGLLVPLVLHGSSGLLPEQVREIIRYGVCKLNKDTRYQYEYARTAHDFYMEHSAAIVPPPGVPDQRTGLFSGSDWTPDKKVFDPRVVGREIQARIKEVAIELIDQAGSAGHTITGG, encoded by the coding sequence ATGCCGTTTTTCAGGGGAGAAAAGCTGCGCGAGGTGTACAAACGGGCCCAGGCAGGGGGATACGCATACATGGCGAACAACATCGCCGAGGAGAACGTCCTCCTCGGGCTGCTCGCGGGATACAAGGAACGGAATTCCGATCTCGTGGTACAGGTCAGCCCGGGGGCGGCAAAGTTCGCTGGTGGTGGGGACAAGCTCGCTGGTTTGCGCGTCCTCTCCTACATGATCCGCACCCTGGCCGAGGATTATCCGATCGGGGTCTTTCTCAACCTCGACCATTTCACGGTCAACGAGATGGAGATCATCAAGGTTGCAATCGATGAAGGCCTCGTCTCCTCGATCATGATCGACGCATCGAAGGAGTCGTTCGAGGAGAACGTGCGCATCAGCCATGAAGTCGTCGAGATGGCGAAGGGGAAGGACGTCCTGATCGAAGCCGAACTCGGGAAGATCAAGGGAGTGGAGGATGAGATCGCCTCCGCTGAGGCGTTCTACACCGATCCGGACGAGGCGGCCGAGTTCATCGAGCGGACCGGGGCCGACCTGCTCGCGATCTCGGTCGGAACCCAGCACGGGGTGTCCAAGGGGAAGGACGTGGTATTGCGCACCGACATCGCCAAGAAGATCCGGGATCGACTGGAGGAGAAGGGATTGCTCGTCCCATTGGTCCTCCACGGGAGCTCGGGCCTCCTCCCCGAGCAGGTGCGCGAGATCATCCGCTACGGGGTGTGCAAGCTGAACAAGGACACGCGCTACCAGTACGAGTACGCGCGCACCGCGCACGATTTCTACATGGAGCACTCCGCGGCGATCGTCCCGCCCCCTGGGGTCCCGGATCAGCGGACCGGGCTCTTCTCCGGGAGCGACTGGACCCCGGACAAGAAGGTGTTCGACCCGCGGGTGGTCGGGCGGGAGATCCAGGCGCGGATCAAGGAAGTGGCGATCGAACTGATAGATCAAGCCGGCAGTGCCGGACACACCATTACGGGAGGTTAG
- a CDS encoding 6-phosphofructokinase, with protein MRAGVLTGGGDSPGINAALRSIVRFGFKQNVETIGFLEGWRGPIEDLVRPLGVNDVSGILTVGGTILGSSRTNPFKVENGVERILRTLEREKIDFLIAIGGDDTLGVAHRLAEHGVKAVGIPQTIDNDIAMTDYSIGFSSALEVITDALDRLHTTAFSHHRVLILEVMGRDAGWLSLFGGVAGGADVILIPERDFDVEEVHRKILHRKTRGKHFSIVIIAEGAKPTETNGQIVAEAEVDEFGHVRLGGVGQYLANQLSQRLEMPVRVTNLAYLQRGGTPSPFDRILATRFGVAAIEFALEKKFDVMTALHGMQIEPVPLEEALSEPRPVDPGLFYLLDLFE; from the coding sequence TTGAGAGCTGGAGTACTCACGGGCGGAGGGGACTCCCCAGGGATCAATGCTGCGCTCCGTTCCATCGTACGGTTCGGGTTCAAGCAGAACGTGGAGACGATCGGGTTCCTCGAGGGATGGAGAGGGCCGATTGAGGACCTCGTCCGCCCCCTTGGGGTAAACGATGTATCCGGGATCCTCACGGTCGGAGGAACGATCCTCGGGAGCTCGCGCACGAACCCGTTCAAGGTGGAGAACGGGGTGGAGCGGATCCTCCGGACCTTAGAGCGGGAGAAGATCGATTTTCTGATCGCGATCGGGGGAGACGACACCCTCGGGGTGGCGCACCGCCTCGCCGAGCACGGGGTGAAGGCGGTCGGGATCCCCCAGACGATCGACAACGACATCGCGATGACCGATTACTCCATCGGGTTCTCTTCCGCGCTTGAGGTGATCACCGACGCCCTCGACCGCCTGCACACGACCGCGTTCTCCCACCATCGCGTCCTCATCCTCGAGGTGATGGGGCGCGACGCTGGCTGGCTCAGCCTGTTCGGTGGGGTGGCCGGCGGTGCGGACGTGATCCTCATCCCGGAGCGGGACTTCGACGTCGAGGAAGTGCATCGCAAGATCCTGCACCGAAAGACGCGCGGCAAGCACTTCAGCATCGTGATCATCGCCGAAGGGGCGAAACCGACCGAGACGAACGGGCAGATCGTGGCCGAGGCCGAAGTGGATGAGTTCGGGCACGTGCGCCTCGGCGGGGTCGGGCAGTACCTGGCGAACCAGCTCTCGCAGCGGCTGGAGATGCCGGTGCGGGTGACGAACCTCGCCTACCTCCAGCGCGGCGGCACTCCGTCTCCGTTCGATCGGATCCTGGCGACGCGGTTTGGGGTGGCGGCGATCGAGTTCGCGCTGGAGAAGAAGTTCGACGTGATGACCGCCCTGCACGGGATGCAGATCGAGCCGGTCCCGCTGGAGGAGGCACTGAGCGAGCCACGGCCGGTTGATCCGGGCCTGTTCTACCTGTTGGACCTCTTCGAATAA
- a CDS encoding DUF4004 family protein: MLLNKMPGEEENLISKKEVLSQTGISYGQLYRWKRKGLIPEEWFIRRSTFTGQETFFPRDKIIPRIEQIKRMKEEHPLDDLAELITRKVDEKLEVAFSRLRDLGWLDERLLGICGIQREEERVPMADAFCLGIVRRLQRTAREEELELVKRTLEEAGAGELIPRVREEGLQLYLLRKRIAAGGLSAQISAVVIAPAGALFDPELEVIKAVDLRVVLDEIKLGFGASKVRTLRKQLREEAARLKKQELKRLKEEMHKEEG; this comes from the coding sequence GTGCTGTTAAATAAGATGCCGGGCGAGGAAGAGAACCTGATCTCGAAGAAGGAGGTCCTATCCCAGACCGGGATCTCCTATGGGCAGCTCTACCGCTGGAAGCGGAAGGGGTTGATCCCGGAGGAGTGGTTCATCCGCCGCTCTACGTTCACCGGGCAGGAGACGTTCTTCCCCCGGGATAAGATCATCCCGCGGATCGAGCAGATCAAGCGGATGAAGGAGGAACATCCCCTCGATGACCTGGCTGAGCTGATCACGCGCAAGGTGGACGAGAAACTGGAAGTGGCGTTTTCCCGCTTACGCGATCTCGGCTGGTTGGACGAGCGCCTGCTCGGAATCTGCGGAATTCAACGGGAGGAGGAACGGGTTCCGATGGCTGATGCCTTCTGTCTCGGCATCGTACGGCGGCTGCAGAGGACGGCAAGAGAGGAGGAACTCGAACTGGTAAAGCGGACACTGGAAGAAGCCGGCGCGGGTGAGCTGATCCCGCGGGTGCGGGAGGAGGGGCTCCAGCTTTACTTATTGCGCAAGCGGATCGCCGCTGGCGGGCTATCCGCGCAGATCAGTGCGGTTGTGATCGCGCCGGCCGGGGCGCTGTTCGACCCTGAACTGGAGGTCATCAAGGCGGTTGACCTACGGGTCGTCCTCGACGAGATCAAGCTCGGCTTCGGCGCGTCCAAGGTCCGCACCCTTCGGAAACAGTTGCGGGAGGAGGCAGCGCGGCTGAAGAAACAGGAGCTCAAGCGGCTCAAGGAAGAAATGCACAAGGAGGAAGGATGA
- a CDS encoding polymer-forming cytoskeletal protein: MSERANSASISGAGRISGGTYDRVTISGAGKVIGDLAANELRISGAGKVEGKVRAREIVVSGSTTFTDSVHGDEMRVSGSARIEGRVEVKELKCSGSIKVHGGISAQYLKSSGHLQVDGDVSAEIFKASGGFQIEGLLSADHVEIAIGGACLVQEIGGERIDVRRGGWREKGILFDGLIKLFTGGGTAELRAGLIEGDEVHLEDTIADTVRGKTVEIGPGCKIGTVEYSESLRVASGAKVKNKSRLGSE, from the coding sequence ATGAGCGAGAGGGCAAATTCGGCAAGCATCTCCGGCGCCGGGAGGATCAGCGGTGGGACCTACGATCGGGTCACGATCTCCGGTGCGGGGAAGGTGATAGGTGATCTCGCGGCAAACGAGCTGCGCATCTCCGGCGCGGGGAAGGTCGAGGGCAAGGTGCGGGCCCGGGAGATCGTGGTCTCCGGGAGCACGACGTTCACCGACAGCGTTCACGGGGATGAGATGCGGGTAAGCGGCAGCGCTCGCATCGAGGGGCGGGTCGAGGTGAAGGAGCTCAAGTGCTCGGGGAGCATCAAGGTGCACGGCGGGATCTCCGCCCAGTACTTGAAATCGAGCGGGCACCTTCAGGTAGATGGGGACGTTTCTGCTGAGATCTTCAAGGCGAGCGGAGGGTTTCAGATCGAAGGGCTTCTGTCCGCCGACCACGTCGAGATAGCGATCGGCGGGGCGTGCCTGGTCCAGGAGATCGGGGGCGAGCGGATCGACGTGCGCCGCGGCGGATGGCGGGAGAAGGGGATCCTGTTCGATGGGTTGATAAAGCTGTTCACCGGCGGGGGGACGGCCGAGCTGCGCGCCGGGCTGATCGAGGGGGATGAGGTCCATCTCGAGGACACGATCGCTGATACAGTGAGGGGAAAGACGGTGGAGATCGGCCCGGGGTGCAAGATCGGGACGGTGGAGTACTCCGAGTCCCTGCGGGTGGCGTCCGGGGCGAAAGTCAAGAACAAATCGCGCTTGGGGAGTGAGTGA